The nucleotide sequence GGCTGCGCGACAGCGACCGCAAGCTGGTCCGCCAGCTCCAGCGCCAGTACGTCGAACTCTGGGTCGGCGTCGTCCGCGAGGTCTACCCGGCCCTCACGGAGCCCGCCGCCCGCTCCGCGGTCCACTCCGTCTTCGGCCTCCTCAACTCCACCCCCCACCTCGGCCGGGCCGGCACCCTTCCGGGCCGAACGGTGACGGCGGCGCTGCTGCACCGGATGGCACGGGGGGCGTTCGCGGCGGCGGGCGCCTGACGGCGGGTCTCGGCGGCCTTCCCCTCGGTACGCTCCGGCCGAAGCGTCACGCACCGTCCCCTTCGGCCCCCTGGCTGATCGACACCGCCGACTTCGGGCGGTAGGGCAAGGCCGGGAACCGGCAGTCGTCCGGGGTGGGGAAGCTCACCCTGGACGGGTGAACGTACTCGCCGGTACCTTCGGTTGAGCAAGCGCTTAGACATGCTCGATGTCATGCCGAGGTACGTGGAGGTGGCGGCGTGCGCCGTACGGTTTTCAGTGAGGATCACGAGGCGTTCCGGGAGACCCTTCGGGCCTTCATCGAGGCCGAGGTCGTGCCGGTCTACGACGAGTGGTTCGCGGCCGGTCAGGCGCCGCGGGACTTCTACTACAAGCTCGGCGAGCTGGGCATCTTCGGGATCAACGTCCCCGAGGAGTTCGGTGGTGCCGGCATGGACAGCCACAAGTTCGAGGCCGTCCTGTACGAGGAGACCGCCCGCGCGGGCGTCCAGTTCGGCGGCTCCGGCGTGCACGTCCTGCTCGCCCTGCCCTACATCAAGATGCTGGCCACGGACGAGCAGAAGAAGCGTTTCCTGCCGAAGTTCGTCACCGGCGAGGAGATGTGGGCCATCGCGATGACCGAGCCGGGCACCGGCTCGGACCTCGCGGGCATGAAGACCACCGCCAAGCTCTCCGAGGACGGCACGCACTACGTCCTCAACGGCGCCAAGACCTTCATCACCGGCGGTGTGCACGCCGACAAGGTCATCGTCTGCGCCCGCACCTCCGCCCCGAAGGAGGACGACCGCCGGTTCGGCATCTCCCTCTTCGCCGTGGACACCAAGTCCGAGGGCTACTCGGTGGGCCGCAAGCTGGACAAGCTCGGTCTGAAGACCTCCGACACCGCCGAACTCGCCTTCGTGGACGTCAAGGTCCCCGTCGAGGACCTGCTCGGCGAGGAGAACAAGGGCTTCTACTACCTCGGCCACAACCTGGCCTCCGAGCGCTGGGGCATCGCCTTCGGCGCCTACGCCCAGGCCAAGGCCGCCGTCCGCTTCGCCAAGAACTACGTGCAGGACCGCACGGTCTTCGGCAAGCCGGTGTCCCACTTCCAGAACACCAAGTTCGAGCTGGCCGCCTGCCAGGCCGAGGTGGACGCCGCCGAGGCCGTCGCCGACCGCGCGACCGAGGCGCTGGACGCCGGCGAGCTGACCCCCGCCGAGGCCGCCTCCGCCAAGCTGTTCTGCACCGAGGTCGCCCACCGCGTGATCGACCGCTGCCTCCAGCTCCACGGCGGCTACGGCTACATGAACGAGTACCCGATCGCCCGCCTGTACGCGGACAACCGGGTCAACCGCATCTACGGCGGCACCAGCGAGATCATGAAGTCGATCATCGCCAAGGACATGGGCCTGTAAGGCCCCCGCAATGACTGGCCGGTACAACTACACGACATGAGCCAGGCACTTCAGGACCTCCTCGATCTGCTCGACCTCGAGCGGATCGAGGAGGACATCTACCGCGGGCAGTCCCGCTCCGCCGTCATCCCCCGCGTCTTCGGCGGCCAGGTCGCCGCACAGGCGCTGGTCGCGGCGGGGCGCACGGTCCCCGCCGACCGTGCCGCCCACTCGCTGCACGCGTACTTCCTGCGCACCGGCGACCCCGGCGCGCCGATCGTCTACAGCGTCGACCGCATCCGTGACGGCCGCTCCTTCACCACCCGCCGCGTGGTCGCCGTCCAGCACGGCAAGCCGATCTTCCATCTCTCCGCGTCCTTCCAGACGTACGAGGACGGCCTCGACCACCAGGCGCCCATGCCGCCGGCGCCCGACCCGGCCACCCTGCCCACCTCCCAGGAACGCCTGCGCGGCTACGCCCACCTCGACCCCGAGGTCGTGGAGCGCTTCCTGGAGGCCCGCGAGGCGATCGACCTGCGGTACGTGGACGAGCCGCCCTACGGCGAGTTCGGCGCCCCGCGCGAGCCGCACAGCCAGGTCTGGTTCCGCGCCAACGGCAAGCTGGACGACGACCCCCTGCTGCACGTCGTCCTCGCCACCTACGTCTCCGACATGACCCTGCTCGACTCGGTGCTGCTCGCCCACGGGCGCGGCGGCTGGGCCGTCGGGGACGTGGTCGGGGCCTCCCTGGACCACGCGATGTGGTTCCACCGCCCCTTCCGCGCCGACGAGTGGCTGCTGTACGACCAGGAGTCACCCTCCGCGCACGGCGGCCGGGGTCTGGGCCAGGCCCGGATCTACACACGGGACGGCTCTCTCGCCATCTCCGTCGTCCAGGAGGGCGTGGTCCGCGTACCGCGCTGAGGCGTCAAGTCCATTGCCGGGCGCCGGAGATGATCCCCTCCGCGGGGCTCCCGGCGCCCTCGGACGCGAGGGCCCCCGCGCCGTGCGGGTGGCGCCTGCGAGGGCTCGTCACTCAGTAGACCGCTCAACAGGACGCGCGACGCATCCGGGACTAGGCTTCATGAGTGAAGGCCGCAGCACACGGCTTGCCCGGCGACGAGGATTCCGGATTCGAGGACCTCAGCCGCAGCACTTGATGGCGTGAATGCGCACAGGTGGTCTGTAAGGCGTCGGCGGAGCTCGATCGTGCCGCTCAGCACACTGCGGTGACACCTGAAGACCGTGCCGCAATCTTCCTCTTCGCGGTGACGGCCATCCACCCTCGCACCCAGATCGGGATCGCGAGAGACGATGGAGATGGAAGGTAATTTCTCATGCGATCAACGCGCGCGAGGCGTCTTGTCGCCCTGTCCGCAACCGGCCTGCTGCTGGCCGGCGGAGCAGCGGTGGGCGCCGCGGGCACCGCTTCGGCGACCCAGAACGGCCACCACAGCTCCTACGACCGGGACTACCGGGACGGTCACCACAACAGGTACAACGACCGAGGCTGGTGGAACGACGACGACTGGGGTTGGGGTCGTCACGGCAACCACCACAACAACAACTGGAACAACTGGGGTGACTACGACAACAACTGGGGTGGCTACGGCCACGGCGGTTACGGCCACGGCGGCTACGGCAACGGTCACGGCGGCGGCTACGGCGGCGGTCATGGCGGCGGCTACGGTGGCGGCCATGGCGGTGGCGGTCACGGCGGTGGCGGCCACGGCGGCGGCGGCGGTCACGGTCGCTGACAACACCGCAACCTGAGCGAGACGTGCGGTCCCTCCGGGGGCCGCACCTCGCGTTCGGGGCAGGCTCAGCCGAGTCCGGCCTGGTCCAGCAGATACGCCGTCATCGGGTCGTAGTACCGGGGGCTGACCACATGGTCGTCGAGCGGCACCGCCACTTGGAGGGTGCCCTCGGCCTCGGCGAGGAACAGCGCCGGGTCGTTGCAGTCGGCGTACCCGACCGCGTCCACGCCGTGCTGCGCCGCGTACCCGGCCCAGCCGTGGTCGGCCACGACGAGGTCCGGCAGCTCGCGTCCCTCGCGCTCAAGTCCCGTGAGGATGGCGCGCATCGGCTCACCGGAGTGCGTGTGCCACAGGGTCGCGCCGTGCTCCAGGACGGCCACGTCGGCGAACTGCATGACGTACCCCTCGTCCGTCTGCAGCCGCTCCGGGATGACCACGATCTCGCAGCCCGCGGCGCGCAGCGCGGCGGCGGTGGCCCGGTGCACGTCCAGCAGGCCGCCGGGATGACCGGTGGCGAACAGCACCCGCTGCCGGTCCTCGGCCGCCTTGCGCAGCCGCTGCGCGAGGCGCTCCAGCGCGGCCACGGTCAGCTCCGGGTCGATGGTGTCCTGCCCGTACCGGTGCTCGGCGTCGTCGTCGACACCGACCCGCTCGGCCATCACCGCGAGCACGTCCTGCTCGTCGGTCCACCTGTCGCCCAGCTCCAGACCGAGCCAGAAGTGCCGGTCGCCATTGGCCAGCCTGCGGTAGTGGGAGAGGTTGTTCTCGCGGGGCGTGGCCACGTCCCCCGCGATCCGCGTCCTCACCAGATGGTCGACGAGCTGAGCACGGCTGGGCGTCCCGGATATCGGCATGCCCCCCATTGTGGGGCAGCGAACGATCCTCCGTCTCCGGGACGCCCCTCTTCCGGGGGACCTTGATGATCTAGTTGTCACGCAGGGCGAACCACAGCTCCATCCGTACGTCCGGATCGTCCAGATCCGTGTCCAGAAGGGCCGCGCAGCGGGTGATGCGCTGGCGGACGGTGTTGCGGTGCACGTCCAGCGCCACCGCGGTGCGGTCCCAACTGCCGTGCAGCGAGAGCCAGGTGCGCAGAGTCTCGGTCAGCGCCGGGCCCGCGGCGAGCGGTGCGAGGAGGACCCGCGCGTACTCCTCCGCGTCCGCGCGCGGCACCAGGTCCGTCAGCCCCGGCCGGGCTCCGTGCCGGACCAGCGGGGCACGGGTGGCGCGGGCGCGGGCCAGCGCGCGGGCGGCCTGCGCGTCGGCGGACGGCCAGTCGGCGGGGCCGGCGGGGGCGCCGACGCCGAGCGTCCAGCCGGGCTGCGCGGCCGGCTCCCGCTCGGCGGGCACGAGGACGCGTACGACGTCACGGTCCAGGTCGATCAAGGGGGAACCGAGCGCCGCGCCGAGTGCGGCCGCGCCCATGGGGTCCGGCGTGCCGTTCTCCGGGCGGGCGTGCACGACCAGCCACCGCCCGCCGTCCCCCAGCAGCGCGGCCACCTCCGCCGGGGCCGCCCCCAGCAGCAGCCGCACCAGCGCCGAGGAGCGCGCCGCGCCCGCCCCGCTCTGGTGCTCGCCGGTCAGCAGGGAGAGCAGCACGGCGGCGACGGAGGCGATGGTGTGGTCCGCCTGCTCGCGCCGCCTGGTGGCCACGCCGAGCACGAAACCGCTGCCGCCGCCGAGGGCGTAGGCGGTCAACTGGGTGTCTGCGAGGGCGTCGGTGGCCGAGGCGGGGGTGGCCCGGGCGGGGCCGGGCTCGGGCGGGGCGGCCGGGGACCCGTCGCCGGGGGCGCCGGACGCGGTCGGAGCGGTGGGTCCGCCCGCCTGGCCACCGGGCCCGCACTGCTCTGCGGGCGCACCGGGTTCCGTGACGCCTCCCGGCCGCACCACCCCCGTCAGCTTCCGCAGCGCCTCCCGCGTGCCGGGCACCGGAGCGCGGCCCGCGCCCGCGACCACCGTGCCGTCGGGGCCGTAGAGAAGGGCCTGCCCGGAGAGCCGCTGGGCGAGCTGGCGCAGGACCGAAGGGACCGGGTCGGGGCGGGAGGCCGCGGCGGCCAGGCTCTGCTGGGCCTCCGTGACGCGGCGCAGTTCGGCCAGGCGGGCCTGTGCCATCAGTTGCCAGACCGCGCGGGCGATGCCGGAGAACGTGGTCCGGGGCGGCACCTCCAGCAGGGGGAGCCCGTACGCCTCGCAGGCGGCGACCAGCGCGCGCGGCACCGTGTCGTGCACCGGGGCCAGGCCGAAGCCGAGGGCGGCGCCGCCCGCCGCGACGATCCGGGACACGTAGTCCTCGAAGTAGTCCCCCGAGCTCCCGACTCCGCTCGAGCAGGGGGCGCCCCCATCCGCCCCGGCCGCCTCCGGCACGTGCACCCCGGCCGTCAGCAGCAGCTCGCCGCCCAGCAGATAGGGGTACGGGTCGGCCATCTCCGAGGTGTGCGCCCAGTGGATCACCGTGTCCTGGGCCGGGGGACCGGCGATCTGCCGCAGGCCAAGATCCTCGCGGGCCAGCAGCGCGGAGAGCGCCACGGGCGGGGTCGGCGGGACGGCCGGCGCGATCGGCTCAGACATGGTGTGCACATCCTCCTGCCAGCCCCGTTCATATGGATGAAACGTACACTTCGCAGTCGCTTTCCGGCCACCTATCGTCTAGCGGAACGGCAGCCGCGGGTACGGGCGGATGTCCCCGCGAACCGCTGCCGTCGACACCCCCACGCCAGAGCACGACACGCCACCGGAAAAGCGCGCGAAGGAGGGCCCCAGCCCATGGCCGTCGACTACACAGTGATCGTCGTCTATCTCGCCGGGATGCTGGCCATGGGCTGGTGGGGCATGCGCCGCGCCAAGTCGAAGAGCGAGTTCCTGGTGGCCGGCCGCAGACTGGGTCCGGCCATGTACTCCGGCACCATGGCCGCCATCGTCCTCGGCGGCGCGTCCACCATCGGCGGGGTCGGCCTCGGCTACAAGTACGGCCTCTCCGGCGCCTGGATGGTCTTCACCATCGGCCTCGGTCTGCTCGCCCTGTCGGTGTTCTTCTCCGCCCGCATCGCCCGGCTGAAGGTCTACACCGTCTCCGAGATGCTGGACCTGCGCTACGGCGGCCGGGCCGGGGTCATCTCCGGCGTCGTCATGTGGGCGTACACCCTGATGCTCGCGGTCACCTCGACCATCGCCTACGCCACGATCTTCGACGTGCTGTTCGACATGAACCGCACCCTGGCGATCGTCCTCGGCGGCTCGATCGTCGTCGCCTACTCCACCCTCGGCGGCATGTGGTCGATCACGCTCACCGACATGGTGCAGTTCGTGGTGAAGACCATCGGCGTGCTGCTCCTGCTGCTGCCCATCGCCGTGGTCAAGGCGGGCGGTTTCTCGGAGATGAAGGCGAAGCTGCCGACCTCGTACTTCGACCCGCTGGGCATCGGCGGCGAGACGATCTTCACCTATGTGCTGATCTACACCTTCGGCATGCTGATCGGCCAGGACATCTGGCAGCGCGTGTTCACCGCCCGTGACGACCGCACCGCCAAGTGGGGCGGCACCGCGGCGGGCACGTACTGCCTGGTCTACGCCGTCGCCGGCGCGGTGATCGGCACCGCCGCCAAGGTGCTCTACCCCAAGCTCGCGAGCCCCGACGACGCCTTCGCCACCATCGTCAAGGACGAACTCCCCATCGGCGTGCGGGGCCTGGTGCTGGCCGCCGCCCTCGCCGCCGTGATGTCCACGTCCTCCGGTGCCCTGATCGCCTGCGCGACCGTCGCCAACAACGACATCTGGTCCCGGCTGCGGGGGATGGTGCGGCCCGGCGGCGAGGAGCACGACGAGGTGAAGGGCAACCGTGTCTTCATCCTGATCATGGGCCTCGTCGTGATCGGCACCGCCATCGCGCTGAACAACGTGGTCGAGGCGCTCACGGTCGCGTACAACCTCCTCGTCGGCGGACTGCTCGTGCCCATCCTCGGCGGACTGCTGTGGAAGCGCGGCACCGTGCAGGGCGCGCTGGCCTCGGTGATCGTGGGCGGCCTCGCGGTGATCGGCCTGATGGCGGGCTACGGCATCCTCGCCAACGAGCCCGTCTACTACGGCCTGCTCGCCTCCCTCGCCGCCTACCTCGTGGTCTCCCTGGCCACGAAGCCCACCGACGAACGCGTCCTCGCCGCCTGGCGCGACCGCCTCGCCGGCAAGTCCCCCGAACTCCCGTCCGAACCCGTCCCGGCTCACCAGTAGAGTCGTACGGAAAGCAGTACATGCGCGACGAAGCGCAAGGAAGAAGGCATTTCACGATGAGCAGCACCGAGACGCCCCGCGGGCCCGTCGACTCCTCCCGCGTCCCGCGCTACGCGGGTCCCGCGACCTTCGCCCGGCTGCCCCGCCTGGACGAGGTCGGCCGCGCCGACGTCGCCGTGGTCGGCGTGCCGTTCGACTCCGGCGTCTCGTACCGGCCGGGCGCCCGCTTCGGCGGCAACGCCATCCGCGAGGCGTCCCGGCTGCTGCGCCCGTACAACCCCGCGCAGGACGCCTCCCCCTTCGCCCTCGCGCAGGTCGCGGACGGCGGCGACATCGCGGTGAACCCGTTCAACATCAACGAGGCCGTCGACACCATAGAGGCCGCCGCCGACGACCTGCTCGGCACCGGCGCCCGCCTGATGACGCTGGGCGGCGACCACACCATCGCGCTGCCGCTGCTGCGCTCGGTCGCCAAGAAGCACGGCCCGGTGGCGCTGCTGCACTTCGACGCGCACCTGGACACCTGGGACACCTACTTCGGCGCCGAGTACACGCACGGCACGCCGTTCCGCCGCGCGGTGGAGGAGGGCATCCTCGACACCGAGGCGCTGTCCCACGTGGGCACCCGCGGCCCGCTGTACGGCAAGCAGGACCTCACCGACGACGAGAAGATGGGCTTCGGCATCGTCACCTCGGCGGACGTCTACCGCCGGGGCGCCGACGAGGTCGCCGACCAGCTCCGCCAGCGCATCGGCGACCGCCCGCTGTACATCTCCATCGACATCGACTGCCTCGACCCTGCCCACGCCCCCGGCACCGGCACCCCCGAGGCGGGCGGCATGACCTCCCGCGAGCTGCTGGAGATCCTGCGCGGCCTCGCCTCCTGCAACCTGGTCTCGGCCGACGTGGTCGAGGTCGCCCCGGCCTACGACCACGCCGAGATCACCTCGGTCGCGGCCTCGCACACGGCCTACGAACTCACCACCATCATGAGCCGTCAGATCGCGGCGGCCCGGAAGGACGCGTAAGCGACGTGACGCACGACCACGACCTGGAACTCCGCCCGACCGAGGCGCAGACGGAGGCGGCCCTGAATCCCCCGCCGGGGCGCAACGGCGGCGACCTGGTCGTGGAGACCCTGGCCGGGCTGGGCGCGACGACCGTCTTCGGCCTGCCCGGCCAGCACGCGCTCGGCATGTTCGACGCGCTGCGCCGCTCCTCGCTGCGCTACATCGGCCTACGGGTGGAGAACAACGCGGGCTTCGCGGCGGACGCGTACGGCCGGATCACCGGGGAGGCGGCACCGCTGCTGCTCTCCACCGGGCCGGGCGCGCTGACCTCGCTGGCGGCCCTGCAGGAGGCGGCGTCCGCCTCGGCGCCCGTCCTGGCGATCAGCAGCCAGATCCCGACGGCGGGGCTGGGCGGTGGTCGACACGGTTATCTGCACGAACTCCCCGACCAGTCGGCGTCGTTCCGGGGCGTGGTGAAGTCGGTTCACACGGTCCGTACGCAGTCGCAGATCCCGTCGGCGATCGCGGAGGCATGGCGGTCCGCGCTCACGGCCCCGCACGGCCCGGTGTGGGTGGAGATCCCGCAGGACGTCCTCCTCGTGGAGACCTCGCTGCCCCAGGTGACGGCGCCGGACGCCCTCCCGGAGGACCTGGTCCCGCGCGTCGAGCTCACGGCGGTCGCGGCCGACCTGCTGTCCAGGGCGGAGCGTCCGGCGATCATCGCGGGCGGGGGAGTCGTACGGTCGGACGCCTCGGGCAAGCTGCGGCAGCTCGCGGAGAAGCTGGACGCCCCCGTGGTGACCACCTTCGGCGGTAAGGGCGCCTTCCCCTGGGAGCACCCGCTGTCCCTCCAGTCCTGGCTGGAGGACCGCCACATGACGGACCTCCTGGAGGACGCCGACGTCCTGCTGGTGGTCGGCTCGGGCCTGGGTGAACTCTCCTCGAACTACCACACGTTCAAGCCGCGTGGCCGGGTGATCCAGATCGAGGCCGACCTCGGCAAGCTGGAGTCCAACCACCCGGCGCTGGGCATCCACGCGGACGCCCGCCTGGCGCTGCAGGCCCTGCTGGAGACGGTGGCGGAGCGGGACGACGCCACGGCGCCGGACCGGGTCCGGGACGTACTGGCCCGCGTCGCGGACCGCATCGCGGGTCAGGAACTCGCCCTGGAACAGGACGTGTTGGCGTCCGTCCGCCGCGCCCTGCCCGCCGGTTCCCCGTCCTTCTGGGACATGACGATCCTCGCCTACTGGGCCTGGTCCGCCTTCGACCCGCGCGGCTCCAACACCATGCACTCGGCCCAGGGCGCCGGCGGCCTCGGCTACGGCTTCCCCGCGGCCCTCGGCGCGGCGGCGGCCGATCCGACCCGCCCGGTCCTCGCGGTCTCCGGCGACGGGGGCGCCCTGTACTCCATCGCGGAACTGGCGACGGCGAAGCAGTACGGCCTCCCCGTGACGTGGCTCATCGTCGACGACGGTGGCTACGGCATCCTCCGCGAGTACATGACGGACGCCTTCGGCCAGGCCACGGCGACGGAACTCACCCGCCCTGACTACGTGGCCCTGGCGGAGTCCTTCGGGGTACCGGGCGTGCGGACGTCTCCCGAGACCCTGGAGGCGGACCTGGCCAAGGCCCTGGCCGCACCCGGGCCGTCGGTGGTCGTGCTCCCGGCGGTGCTGCGGATGTTCGCGCCCACGCACCTGGGCTGAGCGGCCGCGCCGGACACCGGACAGCGGTGAACTTCCCCCGTG is from Streptomyces seoulensis and encodes:
- a CDS encoding phosphatase, which codes for MPISGTPSRAQLVDHLVRTRIAGDVATPRENNLSHYRRLANGDRHFWLGLELGDRWTDEQDVLAVMAERVGVDDDAEHRYGQDTIDPELTVAALERLAQRLRKAAEDRQRVLFATGHPGGLLDVHRATAAALRAAGCEIVVIPERLQTDEGYVMQFADVAVLEHGATLWHTHSGEPMRAILTGLEREGRELPDLVVADHGWAGYAAQHGVDAVGYADCNDPALFLAEAEGTLQVAVPLDDHVVSPRYYDPMTAYLLDQAGLG
- a CDS encoding acyl-CoA dehydrogenase family protein, with translation MRRTVFSEDHEAFRETLRAFIEAEVVPVYDEWFAAGQAPRDFYYKLGELGIFGINVPEEFGGAGMDSHKFEAVLYEETARAGVQFGGSGVHVLLALPYIKMLATDEQKKRFLPKFVTGEEMWAIAMTEPGTGSDLAGMKTTAKLSEDGTHYVLNGAKTFITGGVHADKVIVCARTSAPKEDDRRFGISLFAVDTKSEGYSVGRKLDKLGLKTSDTAELAFVDVKVPVEDLLGEENKGFYYLGHNLASERWGIAFGAYAQAKAAVRFAKNYVQDRTVFGKPVSHFQNTKFELAACQAEVDAAEAVADRATEALDAGELTPAEAASAKLFCTEVAHRVIDRCLQLHGGYGYMNEYPIARLYADNRVNRIYGGTSEIMKSIIAKDMGL
- the tesB gene encoding acyl-CoA thioesterase II; translated protein: MSQALQDLLDLLDLERIEEDIYRGQSRSAVIPRVFGGQVAAQALVAAGRTVPADRAAHSLHAYFLRTGDPGAPIVYSVDRIRDGRSFTTRRVVAVQHGKPIFHLSASFQTYEDGLDHQAPMPPAPDPATLPTSQERLRGYAHLDPEVVERFLEAREAIDLRYVDEPPYGEFGAPREPHSQVWFRANGKLDDDPLLHVVLATYVSDMTLLDSVLLAHGRGGWAVGDVVGASLDHAMWFHRPFRADEWLLYDQESPSAHGGRGLGQARIYTRDGSLAISVVQEGVVRVPR
- a CDS encoding PucR family transcriptional regulator — translated: MSEPIAPAVPPTPPVALSALLAREDLGLRQIAGPPAQDTVIHWAHTSEMADPYPYLLGGELLLTAGVHVPEAAGADGGAPCSSGVGSSGDYFEDYVSRIVAAGGAALGFGLAPVHDTVPRALVAACEAYGLPLLEVPPRTTFSGIARAVWQLMAQARLAELRRVTEAQQSLAAAASRPDPVPSVLRQLAQRLSGQALLYGPDGTVVAGAGRAPVPGTREALRKLTGVVRPGGVTEPGAPAEQCGPGGQAGGPTAPTASGAPGDGSPAAPPEPGPARATPASATDALADTQLTAYALGGGSGFVLGVATRRREQADHTIASVAAVLLSLLTGEHQSGAGAARSSALVRLLLGAAPAEVAALLGDGGRWLVVHARPENGTPDPMGAAALGAALGSPLIDLDRDVVRVLVPAEREPAAQPGWTLGVGAPAGPADWPSADAQAARALARARATRAPLVRHGARPGLTDLVPRADAEEYARVLLAPLAAGPALTETLRTWLSLHGSWDRTAVALDVHRNTVRQRITRCAALLDTDLDDPDVRMELWFALRDN
- the speB gene encoding agmatinase → MSSTETPRGPVDSSRVPRYAGPATFARLPRLDEVGRADVAVVGVPFDSGVSYRPGARFGGNAIREASRLLRPYNPAQDASPFALAQVADGGDIAVNPFNINEAVDTIEAAADDLLGTGARLMTLGGDHTIALPLLRSVAKKHGPVALLHFDAHLDTWDTYFGAEYTHGTPFRRAVEEGILDTEALSHVGTRGPLYGKQDLTDDEKMGFGIVTSADVYRRGADEVADQLRQRIGDRPLYISIDIDCLDPAHAPGTGTPEAGGMTSRELLEILRGLASCNLVSADVVEVAPAYDHAEITSVAASHTAYELTTIMSRQIAAARKDA
- a CDS encoding sodium:solute symporter — encoded protein: MAVDYTVIVVYLAGMLAMGWWGMRRAKSKSEFLVAGRRLGPAMYSGTMAAIVLGGASTIGGVGLGYKYGLSGAWMVFTIGLGLLALSVFFSARIARLKVYTVSEMLDLRYGGRAGVISGVVMWAYTLMLAVTSTIAYATIFDVLFDMNRTLAIVLGGSIVVAYSTLGGMWSITLTDMVQFVVKTIGVLLLLLPIAVVKAGGFSEMKAKLPTSYFDPLGIGGETIFTYVLIYTFGMLIGQDIWQRVFTARDDRTAKWGGTAAGTYCLVYAVAGAVIGTAAKVLYPKLASPDDAFATIVKDELPIGVRGLVLAAALAAVMSTSSGALIACATVANNDIWSRLRGMVRPGGEEHDEVKGNRVFILIMGLVVIGTAIALNNVVEALTVAYNLLVGGLLVPILGGLLWKRGTVQGALASVIVGGLAVIGLMAGYGILANEPVYYGLLASLAAYLVVSLATKPTDERVLAAWRDRLAGKSPELPSEPVPAHQ
- a CDS encoding thiamine pyrophosphate-binding protein; amino-acid sequence: MTHDHDLELRPTEAQTEAALNPPPGRNGGDLVVETLAGLGATTVFGLPGQHALGMFDALRRSSLRYIGLRVENNAGFAADAYGRITGEAAPLLLSTGPGALTSLAALQEAASASAPVLAISSQIPTAGLGGGRHGYLHELPDQSASFRGVVKSVHTVRTQSQIPSAIAEAWRSALTAPHGPVWVEIPQDVLLVETSLPQVTAPDALPEDLVPRVELTAVAADLLSRAERPAIIAGGGVVRSDASGKLRQLAEKLDAPVVTTFGGKGAFPWEHPLSLQSWLEDRHMTDLLEDADVLLVVGSGLGELSSNYHTFKPRGRVIQIEADLGKLESNHPALGIHADARLALQALLETVAERDDATAPDRVRDVLARVADRIAGQELALEQDVLASVRRALPAGSPSFWDMTILAYWAWSAFDPRGSNTMHSAQGAGGLGYGFPAALGAAAADPTRPVLAVSGDGGALYSIAELATAKQYGLPVTWLIVDDGGYGILREYMTDAFGQATATELTRPDYVALAESFGVPGVRTSPETLEADLAKALAAPGPSVVVLPAVLRMFAPTHLG